A DNA window from Molothrus ater isolate BHLD 08-10-18 breed brown headed cowbird chromosome 2, BPBGC_Mater_1.1, whole genome shotgun sequence contains the following coding sequences:
- the LATS2 gene encoding serine/threonine-protein kinase LATS2 produces the protein MRPKTFPATTYSGNSRQRLQEIREGLKQPSKSSGQGLPIGAGSETSLDPKILIGKDAARQQQMRQTPKFGPYQKALREIRYSLLPFANESSTTAAVEVNRQMLQELVNAGCDQEMAVRALKQTGSRSIEAALEYISKMSYLDPRNEQIVRVIKQTSPGKGIVPNNVTRRPSFEGSNESFPSYHQISNAAYEGTGFGAEGANMLTEVPRPYMDYLISTSQSSAMTAPVQRPSGVGTHSTPTSHQQKAYPANMESSVINYPVANHSSQALQLQASHGCNSQHYTRQHMMVQGEPMGYGVQRSPSFQNKMQQEGGYANLPNKGAVVQNSTGHAFQQAPPSLYISHSHHKQTSPSSHQMHVISRGPAFANDFSDSPPQNLLTPSRNSLNMDLYDMNNPQVQQWQAATPSRRDSVQNPGIETSPRQHVSFRPDAAVPSRTNSFNNHQQQPQVTVSMRQVPPGKPDPSITSPNTITAVTSAHILQPVKSMRVMRPEPQTAVGPSHPAWLPAQAPAVDGLEIMEQHVPPPGAANAYQLDVDYGNQELRCPPPPYPKHLFLPGTTEQFDINCLCMGVEQTLRVVPTSTSNKAEESSERSDKSSKNTKAEKPSKDKKQIQTSPVPVRKNGKDEEKRESRIKSYSPFAFKFYMEQHVENVIKTYQQKINRRLQLEQEMAKAGLCEAEQEQMRKILYQKESNYNRLKRAKMDKSMFVKIKTLGIGAFGEVCLACKVDTHALYAMKTLRKKDVLNRNQVAHVKAERDILAEADNEWVVKLYYSFQDKDNLYFVMDYIPGGDMMSLLIRMEVFPERLARFYIAELTLAIESVHKMGFIHRDIKPDNILIDLDGHIKLTDFGLCTGFRWTHNSKYYQKGSHIRQDSMEPSDLWDDVSNCRCGDRLKTLEQRAKKQHQRCLAHSLVGTPNYIAPEVLLRKGYTQLCDWWSVGVILFEMLVGQPPFLAPTPTETQLKVINWESTLHIPSQIKLSPEATDLITKLCCAAEDRLGRNGADDIKAHSFFHSMDFSTDIRRQPAPYVPKISHPMDTSNFDPVEEESPWSDASGDSTRTWDPLASSNNKHTEHAFYEFTFRRFFDDNGYPFRYPKPSGMEVCQSEKSDVEDKGVVDQTGACQPVYV, from the exons GAGATGGCTGTCCGAGCACTGAAGCAGACAGGGAGCAGAAGCATAGAAGCAGCCCTGGAGTACATCAGTAAGATGAGCTACTTGGATCCTAGAAATGAACAGATAGTACGTGTAATTAAGCAAACCTCACCAG GAAAGGGTATTGTGCCAAATAACGTAACCCGCAGGCCAAGCTTTGAAGGATCAAATGAATCTTTTCCGTCCTACCATCAGATCAGTAATGCAGCCTATGAAGGGACAGGCTTTGGAGCAGAAGGTGCAAATATGCTTACTGAGGTTCCTAGGCCATACATGGACTATTTAATCTCTACTTCTCAGTCTTCAGCTATGACTGCTCCTGTACAGCGACCCTCTGGAGTAGGCACTCACAGCACACCAACGAGCCATCAGCAGAAAGCATACCCTGCAAATATGGAGTCTTCTGTGATTAATTATCCAGTGGCTAATCACAGCAgtcaggccctgcagctgcaggcgTCCCATGGCTGCAACAGCCAACATTACACCAGGCAGCACATGATGGTGCAGGGGGAACCTATGGGATATGGTGTTCAGCGGAGTCCATCCTTCCAAAACAAGATGCAGCAGGAGGGGGGATATGCCAATCTCCCAAATAAAGGGGCAGTTGTTCAGAACAGTACTGGTCATGCATTTCAGCAGGCACCACCAAGCCTGTATATCTCACATTCTCATCACAAGCAGACAAGTCCTTCTTCTCATCAAATGCATGTGATATCCAGAGGTCCAGCCTTTGCTAATGATTTTTCAGACAGTCCACCACAAAATCTATTGACTCCATCTAGAAATAGCCTAAACATGGACCTCTATGACATGAATAATCCTCAAGTTCAGCAGTGGCAGGCAGCAACACCATCACGCAGAGATTCTGTACAAAACCCAGGAATAGAAACATCTCCACGGCAACATGTATCCTTCAGACCAGATGCCGCAGTGCCAAGCAGAACAAACTCCTTCAAcaaccaccagcagcagccacaagtGACAGTGTCTATGAGACAGGTTCCTCCAGGAAAACCCGATCCTTCCATTACGTCTCCAAACACAATCACGGCAGTCACATCAGCTCATATCCTCCAGCCAGTGAAGAGCATGCGCGTGATGAGACCAGAGCCTCAGACTGCAGTGGGACCTTCCCACCCTGCGTGGCTGCCTGCTCAGGCACCGGCTGTGGATGGCCTGGAGATCATGGAGCAGCATGTGCCACCGCCTGGAGCAGCTAATGCCTACCAGCTCGATGTGGATTACGGTAACCAGGAGCTGCGGTGTCCACCCCCGCCCTATCCCAAGCATTTGTTCCTTCCTGGCACCACTGAGCAGTTTGATATCAACTGCTTGTGCATGGGCGTGGAGCAGACTCTGCGTGTGGTCCCCACTTCAACAAGCAACAAGGCTGAAGAGAGCAGTGAGAGAAGTGACAAAAGCAGCAAGAACACTAAAGCTGAAAAACCAAGCAAAGATAAAAAGCAGATTCAGACGTCTCCGGTGCCTGTGCGAAAAAATGGCAAAGATGAGGAAAAGCGAGAATCCCGGATAAAGAGCTACTCACCTTTTGCCTTCAAGTTCTACATGGAGCAACATGTAGAGAACGTCATAAAGACCTACCAGCAGAAAATTAACAGAAGGTTACAATTGGAGCAAGAAATGGCAAAA GCAGGCCTCTGTGAAGCAGAACAGGAACAAATGAGGAAAATTCTCTACCAGAAGGAGTCCAACTACAACAGACTTAAAAGGGCCAAAATGGACAAATCTATGTTTGTGAAAATCAAGACTCTGGGTATTGGTGCATTTGGAGAAGTATGCCTGGCCTGCAAAGTGGACACCCATGCCCTGTATGCCATGAAGACTCTGCGAAAGAAGGACGTGCTGAACCGGAATCAGGTGGCTCATGTCAAAGCAGAGAGGGACATACTTGCTGAGGCAGACAATGAGTGGGTGGTTAAACTCTATTACTCCTTCCAAGATAAAGACAATTTGTACTTTGTGATGGACTACATCCCTGGTGGGGATATGATGAGCCTGCTGATTCGGATGGAGGTCTTCCCAGAGCGTCTGGCTAGATTTTATATTGCAGAGCTCACTTTGGCCATAGAGAGTGTGCACAAAATGGGATTTATTCATCGAGACATCAAGCCTGACAACATTCTGATAGACCTCGATGGGCATATCAAACTGACTGACTTTGGACTGTGTACTGGATTCAGGTGGACTCACAATTCAAAATACTATCAGAAAG GGAGCCATATCAGACAAGATAGCATGGAGCCCAGTGATCTTTGGGATGATGTGTCCAACTGTCGATGTGGAGATAGGCTGAAGACATTGGAACAAAGAGCTAAGAAGCAGCACCAGAGATGTCTGGCCCACTCATTAGTTGGAACCCCTAATTACATTGCTCCTGAAGTCCTGCTTCGTAAAG GATACACTCAGCTCTGTGACTGGTGGAGTGTTGGTGTCATCCTCTTTGAGATGTTAGTGGGACAGCCTCCTTTCCTGGCTCCTACACCCACAGAAACCCAGCTGAAG GTGATAAATTGGGAAAGCACACTGCACATTCCCTCACAGATCAAGCTGAGCCCTGAGGCAACTGATCTGATCAcaaagctctgctgtgctgctgaggacagGCTTGGAAGAAATGGAGCAGATGATATTAAAGCCCATTCTTTCTTTCACTCTATGGACTTCTCTACCGATATCCGTAGGCAGCCAGCTCCCTATGTTCCAAAGATCAGTCATCCAATGGACACTTCAAATTTTGATCCAGTTGAAGAAGAAAGTCCTTGGAGTGATGCTAGTGGTGACAGCACCAGGACCTGGGATCCACTAGCCTCTTCCAACaacaaacacacagaacatGCTTTTTATGAGTTTACTTTCCGAAGATTCTTTGATGACAACGGGTATCCGTTCAGGTATCCCAAACCTTCTGGAATGGAAGTTTGCCAGTCTGAGAAGTCTGATGTAGAAGACAAAGGTGTGGTAGATCAGACTGGAGCTTGTCAGCCTGTATATGTGTAA